From a region of the Daphnia pulicaria isolate SC F1-1A chromosome 1, SC_F0-13Bv2, whole genome shotgun sequence genome:
- the LOC124343719 gene encoding uncharacterized protein LOC124343719 codes for MMVSPLGDLVADSVTIPVQSINRYKTNLTMVQTKDHSKLTVQVVTRTLPGAFTGVSLIRSANYMFQADNEITYSRMIRALYQLEPISRSVSGITWTDREGSKADKSQYFKSANPGADTKRTFNLASLLVFTDARISQYPDTANCNKANGYEPCMAVGCFHKDQRCDGKSDCTDGSDEDDCKS; via the exons ATGATGGTTAGCCCCCTGGGGGATCTGGTGGCCGATTCCGTCACGATTCCAGTGCAGAGTATTAACCGTTACAAG ACGAATTTGACCATGGTGCAGACCAAGGATCACAGCAAGTTGACGGTGCAGGTTGTCACGCGGACTCTACCGGGGGCTTTCACGGGTGTGTCGCTCATCCGGTCGGCCAATTACATGTTCCAGGCGGACAACGAAATCACCTACAGTCGTATGATTCGGGCTCTGTATCAACTGGAACCAATCTCTAG ATCAGTTAGCGGAATCACTTGGACAGACCGAGAGGGAAGCAAAGCGGATAAAAGTCAGTACTTTAAATCGGCCAATCCAGGAGCGGATACAAAGCGAACGTTCAATTTGGCCAGCCTTTTAGTCTTTACCGACGCCAGGATCAGTCAATATCCCGACACAG CCAATTGCAACAAAGCAAACGGATACGAGCCGTGCATGGCCGTCGGATGCTTCCACAAGGATCAGCGCTGCGATGGAAAATCGGATTGCACCGACGGATCTGACGAGGATGATTGCAAGTCTTGA
- the LOC124343509 gene encoding uncharacterized protein LOC124343509 encodes MSQIHDHHIIVERFYYRFFDVIPSAPAFVLDSDESYTAAVTTSFHPGRVASGNLTLQVYARPVNSSLADFRFVKQDFHQWTYDFTYNVQLEEVKRSVGVSSLTGWVIRVAMTLYHHFEGESRDGFIETRIIRAQLKFRFGGSKTAVFKPGMPYEGHVYRMYDDDEAVSPEKLAGATLTIRPVATTSNGQSKTLPEIVVPRQGEYHRSSDDHLNYYGNKYDVWMDRQMEDAEYKTFRQFGIHHFRFTVPKDATSLKITAYYKDDEGDQVSVDQQAVAFYSLGNFFVHVSTSTDEGLLGHFATIHLRSNFAF; translated from the exons ATGTCACAAATCCACGATCACCACATCATCGTCGAACGCTTCTACTACCGATTCTTTGAC GTCATTCCGTCAGCGCCGGCTTTTGTTTTGGACTCGGACGAGAGTTACACGGCCGCCGTCACCACTTCGTTCCATCCGGGACGAGTGGCCAGCGGCAATCTGACTCTTCAAGTCTACGCTCGCCCAGTCAATTCTTCCTTGGCCGACTTCCGCTTCGTCAAACAAGATTTCCATCAATGG actTACGATTTCACGTACAATGTCCAATTGGAGGAGGTCAAGAGGAGCGTCGGCGTCAGCAGTTTGACCGGCTGGGTCATCCGCGTCGCCATGACGTTGTACCATCACTTTGAAGGCGAATCGCGCGACGGTTTCATCGAAACGCGCATCATCCGGGCCCAGCTGAAATTCCGGTTCGGCGGTTCCAAAACGGCCGTCTTCAAGCCGGGAATGCCGTACGAAGGGCACGTTTATCGCATGTACGACGATGACGAGGCTGTTTCTCCGGAGAAACTGGCCGGAGCTACACTGACCATCCGGCCAGTGGCAACCACGTCCAACGGCCAATCGAAGACGCTACCGGAAATCGTAGTGCCCCGTCAAGGCGAGTACCACCGATCGTCAGATGACCATTTGAATTATTACGGAAACAAGTACGACGTCTGGATGGATCGACAAATGGAAGACGCCGAGTACAAGACATTCCGCCAATTCGGCATTCATCATTTTCgt TTTACAGTGCCAAAAGATGCCACTTCGCTCAAGATAACGGCCTACTACAAGGACGACGAAGGTGATCAAGTCAGTGTTGACCAGCAGGCCGTAGCTTTTTATTCCctgggcaattttttcgttcacgTTTCCACTAGCACGGATGAAGGTCTCCTCGGCCACTTTGCCACCATCCACCTGAGGAGTAATTTTGCTTTTTAA
- the LOC124343334 gene encoding uncharacterized protein LOC124343334: MQVARVIVFYIRNAEANNPNFIFSAEALHEVSLFAHAGTCSNFAFISLVLVGVKGFEILLDTHPLVELDSSLKHAFGKLKQLLKISNENAIYSARKPLEIILNDLVLQFEQKCEYCIASTQLEIVVVTATDGEKIQKELDAFLFNTNCREFNQVVVLHVAPSELLMQNQMEQVSRSKIVWRMSEEERDAEIFFRSWLSRKRKNWNLEMRSDGQCEWTSRIDIEDLMFDVKGWPYRISPNFNETNGIGIFDDGNMNPLEIIKWVRSDGVPAWLVHGMPRRLLPASDLSHDDIVFKINNEQFFSLSRWLAREAPVAIVKLKSCQQAIDYFILSPGSDGSLLMRSIAPREVILPPSTCPPVTDDQDDDAELFTEKEICFEEIQSAFLQLPAHTFSRSEKSNVMEAVEFSHCYRYPVYRN; the protein is encoded by the exons ATGCAAGTAGCTCGTGtgattgttttttatataCGAAATGCAGAGGCCAACAacccaaatttcattttctcagCCGAA GCTTTGCATGAAGTATCACTTTTTGCTCATGCTGGAACTTGTTCCAACTTTGCTTTTATAAGTTTGGTGCTTGTGGGAGTAAAAGGTTTTGAAATCTTATTAGATACACACCCTTTAGTTGAACTTGATTCTTCTTTGAAGCATGCCTTTGGGAAGTTGAAGCAACTACtgaaaatatcaaatgaa AATGCAATCTACTCTGCCAGGAAACCATtagaaatcattttaaatgatttagtgTTACAGTTCGAGCAAaaatgt GAGTATTGCATTGCATCCACCCAACTGGAGATTGTAGTTGTAACAGCAACAGATggagagaaaattcaaaaagaattaGATGCCTTCCTTTTTAATACCAATTGCCGAGAGTTCAACCAAGTTGTG GTGCTTCATGTAGCCCCCTCCGAGCTGTTGATGCAGAATCAAATGGAACAAGTATCACGCAGTAAAATAGTTTGGCGGATGTCGGAAGAGGAGAGAGACgccgaaatatttttcagg tcTTGGTTGAGTCGTAAGAGGAAAAATTGGAATCTTGAAATGCGTTCCGATGGACAATGCGAGTGGACTTCCAGGATTGACATAGAGGACCTTATGTTCGATGTAAAAGGATGGCCGTATCGAATTTCTCCCAATTTTAACGAGACCAATGGAATAGGAATCTTTGACGATGGGAATATGAACCCCTTGGAGATCATCAAGTGGGTGAGGAGTGATGGTGTTCCTGCTTGGTTGGTGCACGGGATGCCCAGACGTCTTTTACCGGCAAGcgacctgtctcacgacgatatcgttttcaaaatcaataacGAACAATTCTTTTCCCTGTCTCGTTGGTTGGC TAGAGAAGCTCCGGTAGCTATTGTCAAGTTGAAATCCTGCCAGCAAGCCATTGATTACTTTATTCTTAGTCCAG gATCCGACGGAAGTTTGCTCATGCGTAGCATCGCTCCACGTGAAGTAATACTACCACCTTCGACGTGTCCCCCTGTTACCGACGACCAAG atgaCGATGCTGAATTATTcactgaaaaagaaatctgCTTTGAAGAAATCCAATCTGCCTTCCTCCAGCTTCCTGCTCATACGTTTTCCAGATCAGAGAAGTCTAACGTCATGGAAGCTGTCGAGTTTTCACACTGTTACC GATATCCAGTATACCGGAACTAA
- the LOC124327131 gene encoding WD repeat-containing protein 75-like — MANKKTRGPDKAKTNTDNIVVKRQEDAPDIVKQPPVFTDDSRYLCIASGRQVGIYSIQSGDKVHCLKKHSFDIIGLGIKEENILYLCDTSGDVIEWDIKDGKLLKKTSVAVDGMKKFCSFYYPGNGMFLLSTPAKNTNGSSLWIVNSTSEREIFSEDIRKEPQSVAFGCDQGNGSLVIGALNYQCNGVLVKDMNSGAEKKHMTDKRKFTCIALHKEKLIMATGDISGRILIWHDFVNQIRPVKTVYHWHTLAVSSGEYLYSGGSEKVMVKWRLEAIRIIDSTNKINRAIFGGLVKHDPIRGLEDGESKKESVMPTGLVFDPRTQGIFFNSQAGFLQLFDPLRSSMIFNMDIANRNVLTDERNTIIGNAEVLRVAVSPTGYHDMNLKFWRYDAVQANYELNTDVTMPHHDRITSLAFQPGLLGTEYPCLWTCDVAGDFRKMMPTAASFSEDGSLLAIAFQDTVTSWDPMTINLNTTLSHNLIEGRS; from the exons ATGGCGAATAAGAAAACACGTGGTCCGGATAAAGCTAAAACTAATACAGACAATATTGTTGTTAAAAGACAAGAAGATGCACCCGACATTGTTAAACAACCTCCGGTTTTTACCGACGATTCAAG GTATTTATGCATCGCGTCTGGCCGCCAAGTAGGAATTTACAGCATCCAATCGGGAGATAAAGtgcattgtttaaaaaaacatagtTTTGATATCATTGGTTTGGGTATCAAAGAGGAGAATATTCTCTACTTGTGTGACACCTCTGGAGACGTTATTGAATGGGATATAAAAGACGGAAAACTACTGAAG AAAACTTCAGTTGCAGTTGATGGCATGAAAAAATTCTGTTCTTTTTACTATCCAGGAAATGGCATGTTTCTGTTATCAACTCCAGCAAAAAATACCAACGGTTCCTCTCTTTGGATTGTCAATAGCACAAGTGAAAGGGAAATTTTCTCTGAAGATATTAGAAAAGAACCCCAGTCTGTTGCATTTGGCTGTGATCAAGGAAATGGATCACTGGTTATAGGGGCCTTGAATTACCAATGTAATGGTGTGTTGGTCAAAGACATGAATAGTGGAGCTGAGAAAAA gCACATGACAGACAAGAGAAAGTTCACTTGTATTGCTTTGCACAAGGAAAAACTTATAATGGCCACAGGAGATATCTCCGGCCGTATTCTTATTTGGCATGACTTTGTTAATCAGATCAGACCAGTGAAGACTGTGTACCATTGGCACACACTTGCTGTTTCCTCGG gtGAATACCTTTACAGTGGAGGATCTGAGAAAGTAATGGTCAAGTGGCGACTTGAAG ctATACGTATAATTGATTCGACCAACAAAATCAAtcgggccatttttggtgggttGGTCAAACACGATCCGATCCGTGGTCTTGAAGATGGTGAATCAAAGAAAGAATCGGTGATGCCTACTGGTCTGGTTTTTGATCCACGAACCCAAggaattttcttcaattcacAAGCTGGATTCCTCCAGCTTTTTGATCCTCTGAGAAGTTCCATGATTTTCAAT atGGACATTGCCAATCGCAACGTTCTGACTGACGAACGAAACACCATCATCGGTAACGCCGAAGTGTTGCGAGTTGCTGTGTCACCCACAG GCTATCATGACATGAACTTAAAGTTTTGGCGATACGACGCTGTGCAAGCCAACTACGAACTCAACACGGACGTAACTATGCCACACCACGATCGGATCACCTCCCTGGCCTTCCAACCGGGACTACTGGGCACAGAGTACCCTTGCCTC TGGACTTGCGACGTTGCAGGAGACTTCCGTAAAATGATGCCAACCGCTGCATCCTTTTCGGAAGACGGCTCGTTACTGGCCATTGCTTTTCAAGACACTGTTACTTCATGGGATCCAATGACCATCAACCTCAACACGACTTTAAGCCATAACCTTATTGAAGGTAGAA GCTGA
- the LOC124343357 gene encoding CD109 antigen-like, which yields MVRLERRKNYISPLDRRLLPLYNSTFKGGHTAHVLLSLCATSESLDGAVKVATASAKVRAVCYLERILYILTDQYELAIVTYALQITSSPAQEAAFGRLHILRREEEGMVYWSREPVPSNKILYENQRPFLQPRLPMQQDAVAVEATSYAVLVYLARDGIGDLQERVVSWLNTMRMVDGGFVSIYDSIVAMEALTEYAYRARLRDITDMSVVVEASASPDATELMRINSDTLATVHRMDIPNVWGHVNVIGRGAGQAVLQLKVQYGIDWEDLRDTPKRRYFDLYVEETYSHFRNKSHITVDACVKWLAMDEAPVSGSTTLEVELPSGYRIVQSDADQVLIHKNYTFLRDVFDSEEKIVWTFDKVGPERLCFNYLIRRWFPVANGTMYRSAIVYESHSP from the exons ATGGTTCGTTTGGAGAGACGGAAAAATTACATTTCCCCTCTTGATAGGCGACTCTTG CCGCTGTATAACTCGACATTTAAGGGTGGCCATACCGCCCATGTACTTTTGTCACTCTGTGCCACCAGCGAAAGTCTCGACGGAGCTGTTAAAGTGGCCACCGCTTCCGCCAAAGTCCGTGCTGTTTG TTATCTGGAAcgaattttatatattttgacAGATCAGTATGAGTTAGCGATTGTTACTTATGCGTTGCAAATCACCAGCAGTCCAGCCCAAGAGGCTGCCTTCGGTCGGCTGCACATTTTACGACGAGAAGAAG AGGGGATGGTGTACTGGTCGCGGGAGCCGGTTCCATCCAATAAAATTCTCTACGAGAATCAGCGGCCGTTCTTACAGCCACGTTTGCCCATGCAACAAGACGCCGTGGCGGTAGAAGCGACGTCCTACGCCGTTCTCGTCTATTTGGCTCGTGACGGCATCGGCGATCTGCAGGAGAGGGTCGTCTCTTGGCTCAACACGATGCGCATGGTCGACGGCGGTTTCGTTTCCATCTAC GACAGCATTGTCGCCATGGAAGCTCTAACGGAATACGCTTACCGAGCCAGATTACGTGACATCACCGACATGAGTGTCGTTGTGGAAGCATCCGCATCGCCAGATGCTACGGAATTGATGCGGATAAACAGCGACACTCTCGCCACTGTTCATCGGATGGAT ATTCCCAACGTCTGGGGCCACGTAAATGTCATCGGTCGTGGAGCCGGCCAGGCCGTTTTGCAGCTCAAAGTTCAATACGGAATCGACTGGGAGGATTTAAGGGACACTCCGAAAAGACGCTACTTTGACTTGTACGTGGAAGAGACATACAGTCACTTCCGGAATAAATCCCATATCACCGTCGATGCTTGTGTCAA GTGGCTGGCGATGGACGAAGCTCCAGTGAGTGGGTCAACCACTTTAGAAGTGGAACTACCATCCGGTTATAGGATAGTCCAGTCCGATGCAGATCAAGTTCTTATTCATAAAAATTACACCTTCCTTCGAGACGTCTTTGATAGTGAGGAAAAAATCGTTTGGACATTCGATAAA GTTGGTCCAGAGAGGCTTTGTTTCAACTATCTCATTCGCCGGTGGTTCCCAGTAGCCAATGGGACAATGTACCGGTCGGCCATAGTCTACGAATCTCATTCCCCCT AG